GCCGAGGCGGTGGTGAGCAACGGCGTCGTCGTCTCCGTCGCGGACCAGCGGGGAAACTCTCCGATCCCGCGGGACGGATTCGTGCTCTCCGGACACGGGCGGGCGCGGCAGTGGATCCTGCGCGCCCTGGCTCCGGGCCTGCCGGTCGTCGTGCAGACCGTGCTGGTTCCCCGCGGGGCGGATTCGCGCTGGCAGCAGATCGTCCACGCCGTCGGCGGCGGGCCGCGGCTGCTCAGCGGCGGCGAGTGGACACCGCCGGAGGATTTCCCCGCGGCGCTCACCGACCGTCGTCACCCGCGCACGGCGATCGGAGTGCTGGCCGACGGCCGCATCCTGCTCCTGGTCGTCGACGGCCGCCAGCCGACCCACAGCCTGGGCATGACGCTGCCGGAGCTGGCCATCGCCCTGCGGCGGCTGGGGGCGGTGGAGGCGATGAACCTGGACGGCGGCGGATCGTCGACCCTGGTCGTCGGCCACCGGGTCGTCAACCAACCCTCCGACGAAACCGGAGAACGGCCGGTGGCCGTGGCGCTGCTGGTCCTGGGCCCTCAGGCTCCCGCACCGGGCCCCTGAAGTCTCTCGAGGTCCGCCGGCAGATCGATGTCCAGGGCGGCCTCGGGCGGGATCTCGACGGTGGCCACCTCGCCCCGATGGGTCTCGATCACCTGGCGCGCCCCCTGGTCCCCCTCCAGCAAGAGCAGCTCGATGAACAGGCTGCGGTCGAACAGCGTCGGCGCGCCCAGCACGGCGCCGTAGCGGCAGGTCACGATCCGCTTGCCCGTGGCCCGGTAGGCGGCGATCAGGCGGCCCACGATGCCCGCGTCGATGCGCGGCTGGTCGGCAAGGAGGATCACCGCGGCCTCGGCGGAGGCCGGCAGCGCGCGGACGCCGGCGCGGATGGAACTGCCCATTCCCTCGCTGTGGTCGGGGTTCAGGACGGCGCGCGCCGGGACGCTCCCCAGCAGCGGCAGGTAGCGGTCGCGGTCGGCGCCCAGCACGACGAGGATGCTCGAGCACCCGGCACCCGCCGCCGCCTCCACGGCGCGGAGGAGCAGCGGTCGGCCCTCATAGGACAGGAGGAGTTTGGGCCGTCCCATCCGCCGGCTGCCGCCGGCGGCAAGGATGATGGCGGCAACATCTCGCGGCACAGTGGCATCGCGCCGCAGCCCGCTGTTGCCGGTCCCCGGTTCAGGAGGCCCCGGCCGCCCGCTGCGTTTCGTGGATAGGCCCTCGCCGCTCTCTCAGAAATCCGCCCCGCCGCCCCGCCTCCACCGCCTGGATCTCCGCCAGCAGCGCCAGGGCGATCGCCTCCGGACCCTCGCCCCCGATGTCGAGACCCACAGGACCGAACAGGCGCGCGCGGTCCTCCGCGGTGAGGATCACGCCCTGCCCACGGAGCTCCTCGAGGATCTTCTCCGTGCGCTGGCGCGGTCCCAGCATCCCGATGTAGCGCACCGGCGTGGCCAGGAACCCGCGCAGGAGATCCCGGTCGTGAAGGTAGTTGTGGGTCATCACGACGACGTAGGTCCGATCGTCGATCGCCACCCGTCCCGCAGCCTCCTCGGCCGAAGCCCGCACGAACTGCCGGGCCCCGGGAAACCGCTCCGGGGTGAGGAATCGTTCCCGCGGGTCCACGACGACGACCCGCCAGCCCATCGCCGAGGCGAACTGCACCACGGGGATCGCGTCGTGTCCCGCCCCGCAGACGATCAGGCGGATCGGCGGGCGGATCACCTCGACGAAGGCCCTTCGGTCTCCCCCGGCCGTCGGCAGGACCACCAGCCGGGAGGCGCCTTCGGCCAGCGCGGCCTGCGCGGCCCGGACGGCGCGGGTCTCCGCCTCCGGATCATCCAGTCTGCCTTCGCCCGCGCCGTCGGGACGGACGGCGATCCACCGCCCGGCCGGCGGCCCGTCCAGGAGTTTCACCAGGGCGATCGTCCGCTCCCCTTGCAGGGCGGCGCGGAGGAGGGGCCACTGCGCCGAGGCCGGATCCACCGGCTCGACGAAGAGCTCCACCGCGCCGTTGCAGCCCAGCCCCAACCCCCACACCGCGTCGTCGTCGGCGGTGAGGTCGTAGGTCACCAGCCGCGGGGTGCCGCTGGCCATCACCTCGTCGGCCACGACCATGAGGTCGCTCTCCAGACACCCGCCGCTGATGTTCCCCACCATCTCCTGGGAGGCGCTCATGAGCAGCCGCGCCCCCGCGCGCCGGTAGGTCGACCCGCGGACGCCCACGATCGTGGCCAGCGCCAGGCGCTCGCCGCGCCCGGCAAAGGTGTCGATGGCCGTGAGGATGTCCAGCAGCTCTCTCATTAGGCGCTACCTCCGCCGCGCCGCAAGGTGCTTCTCGAGCCGGCGCAGGCTCTCCAGGTTGTGCGCCGAGGCAAAGACATCGACATAGGGCAACGCCGCGCGCATCCCCTGGCAGATCGGCTCGTAGCCGGGGCTGCCGAGCAGCGGATTGAGCCAGATCACCCGCCCCGCCCGGCGGTGCAGCTCGGCCATGGCCTGTTCCAGGATCTCGATGTCGCCGGTGTCCCAGCCGTCGCTGATCACCAGCACCACCGTGTGGGGCGTCAGGAGCCGCGCACCGTAGCGGTCCAGGAACGTCCGCAGGCTGGCGCCGATCTTCGTCCCTCCGGACCAGTCCGGGACCTGCCTGGCCACCTCGTCCAGCGCGGTACGCAGGTCGTCCTCCGACATTGCATCGGTGATCCGGGTCAGCGACGTGCTGAACACCATCGTCTCGACCCGCCCCAGGGCGTGCTGCAAAGCGTAGATGAACTGGATCAGGAAGCGGCTGTACAGGTCCATGGAGCCGCTGACGTCGGCCAGCAGGACCACCTGCACGCGCTGAATTCTCCGCCGCCGGTAGGCGAGATCCACGATCTCGCCGCCGCGGCGCAGACTGTGGCGAATCGTGCGACGCAGATCCACCCGCGCGCTGTGTCGGGCGGCACGGGTGCGGCGGGACAGCCGCGTGGCCACCCGCCGGGCGATGGCCACGACCAGCCGGGTCACCTCGTGCAGCTCGTCGGCGGTGAAGGTGCTGAAGTCTTTCTGCACCAGGACCTCGACGGGACTGTAGGCCGGCAGCGGCTCGTCGCCCTCCGCCGGCGGCGCGTCGTCCAGCCACTCCGCCAGTGCCGGAGGCGGCTGCACGCCGTCGCCGGCGGCCTCGGCGTCCGGCGCGGACTGGGCACCGGAGGCGCCGTCGGGCGGTGGGGGATTCCAGTACTCTTCGAACACCTCGTCGAAGACGGCCAGGTCGTCACGTCGCGAGGTCAGCACGGTGCGCAGCGCGAGATAGCACTCCCGGCGGTCGCCCACGTCCACCGCACCGAGGGCGCGCAGGGCGTCGGCCGCCTCCCGCGGGCCGACCGGCACCCCGCGCGCGCGGAGGCGCCGGCAGAAGGCCACGACGTGGGCGGTGAGGTTGCCGAAGCGGCGCGGCGCGTTCATCGGCGGGGCAGCCCGACACCCTGGCCGGCTACCCGATCGATCATCTCCTGCGTCCACGGTCGCGGCTCCCGGTCCAGGGCGGCGACGCTGGCCAGCAGGTGGTCCAGCCACTGGGTGCGTACCCGCTCGGCGTCGTCGCGCTGTTTAAAGAGGACCCCCAGCGTCTCGGCCACCGCGGCCTCGTCCAGGTGGTCGTGGTGCAGCGCCATGAGGGCCAGACTCCAGTCCAGCGTCTCGGCGATCCCGGGCGTCTTCTCCAGCTTCGTCTTGCGCACAAACTGCATGAAGGCGGCGATCTGCTCCGCCAGGCGGTCGTTGATGGCCGGGACCTTGCGCCGGACGATGGCCAGTTCCTTGTCGAAGGCCGGGTAGTCGATCCAGAGGTACAGGCAGCGCCGTCGCAGCGCGTCGCCCAGCTCCCGGGTGCGGTTGCTGGTCAGCACCACGTAGGGGATGTGCTTCGCTCGGATCGTGCCGATCTCGGGGATCGTCACCTGCCAGTCGGAGAGCACCTCCAGGAGAAAGGCCTCCCACTCCTCATCGGCGCGATCGACCTCGTCGATGAGCAGGACCGGGGCCCGCTCATGGGTGATCGCGGCCAGCAGCGGCCGCTTCAGGAGGAAGGGTTCGCTGAAGATCTCCCGCTCGCGGATCTCGACGGGCAGATCGCTGTGCTCCTGCAGCCGGATGTGCAGCAGCTGGCGCTGGTAGTTCCATTCGTACAGCGAGGTGGTGGCGTCCAGGCCCTCGTAGCACTGGAGGCGGATGAGGTCCGTGTCCAGGGCCCGGGCCATGACCTTGGCCACTTCCGTCTTGCCAACGCCGGCGGCGCCTTCGATGAGCAGAGGTTTGCGCAGCTGGATGGCCAGGTAGACGGAGGTGGCCAGACTCTGGTCGGCCACATACCCCTGGTCCTCGAGCATGGACTGGATGCGGACGATCTCGGGGTGCATAATTTCATCATACGGGAACGCTGCAGCAGCGACCAGAGGGACCGACCGTGGCCGGGAGGCTCACGCCTCCAGCTGCGCCTTCACGCACTCGAACAGTTCCGCGGTCTTCCGTTCCACCGTACTGTCCAGCAGTCGGGCGCCCACGGTGGCCAGGGGACCGCTGACCACCACGTCCGCCGTCCAGCGGAGCTCCGTCACGCCGCCCTCGCCGTCGGCCAGATCCACGGTGCTCGTGACGTCGACCCCGCTACCCAAACCGCTCCCCCGGCCGGCGATCACGGCGTGCGCCGGTTCCTGGAGGTCCCGCATGGTGACCTCAAAGGTGAAGTTCCCCCGGATGAAGGCCACGCCGACGCGGACCACCGCCCGGAAGCGGCCCTCCCCCAGGACGTCCAGGCTCTGGACATCGGGCAGGCAGCGGCTGACCCTGTGGGGATCGACCAGGAACCCCCAGACCTGACGGCGCCCGGCGCGGATGGCCAGCATTCCCTCGTAGTGCAGCGGCATGCTAGGCGCCCGCGGCGGCGTAGGCCGCCGGGTCGCGCTCAAACGTCTGGCGGCAATGCGCGCTGCAGAAGTAGTAGCGCATCCCGGCGAACTCGACCGTGTGCTGCGCGGTCCCGGGGGTCACGGCCATCCCGCAGATGGGATCGATGGCCGCGGCCGGCGCGGGGGCGGGGGCGACCGGAAGGGTCCGGCCGCGCCGGATCTGCACGAGCTCGGCGAGAATGCTGAGGGCGATCTCTTCCGGGGTCACCGCCCCGATGTCCAATCCGGCCGGCACCTTGATCCGCCGGATCTGCGCCTCCGTCATCCCCCGGCCGCGCAGGTAGGCGGCTACCGCCTCGGCCCTCCGCCGGCTGGCCACCAGCGCCACGTAGCCGGCGGGCGAGCCCAGGACGCGCAGGAGGGCTTCCTCGTCGTAGGTGCCCATGGTGGCCACGACGACGGCGGTGTCCGGGGTGATCCGCTCGGCCAGTTCCTCCAGCGAGTGGGGCAGGCCGGCCATCCAGACGTCGAAGGCGAGCAGCCGGCCCATCTCGGCCAGCGCGGCCACCAGAGGGGCGTCGCCGATCAGGAGGAGCACGGGGCGGGGGAGCACCGGTTCGATATAGATCTCCAGGCTGCCGCCGCTGTGGCAGGTCATGACATGGTGGATCACCCCCGGCCGTTCGGCAGGCGGTGTCGGGCTGAGGCAGATCAGCCGCGGGATCCCCTCCCGCAGCGTCTGGAGCGCTTCGGTCAGCACCACCGGATGGGCGCAGCTGCCCCCGACCCATCCCTCCAGTGTGCCGTCCGGCAGGATCAGGGCCTTCATCCCCGCGCGGGCCGAAGACGGTCGCTCCGCCCGGACGACCGTGGCCACAGCGAAGGGCAGCCCCTTCGCCCGCAACGCCGCCGCCCGCTCGAGAAGGTCGCCCATCAGCGGGCCTATTCCGAAACCCCGTGCTCGCGGAGCGCCCGCCACACTTTCCAGGGGGTGATCGGGATGTCGATGTGGCGCACCCCTAGATGCCACAGCGCGTCGATGACTGCGTTGGCGATGGCCGCCGGCGCGCCGACCGTGGCCGACTCCCCGACGCCCTTGGCGCCGAGCGGATGGTGGGGCGAAGGCGTCACCGTCTTGGCCGTCTCCCAGCGCGGCGTCTCCACGGCCGTGGGGAGCAGGTAGTCCATGAAGCTCCCCCCGCGGATGTTGCCGTCCTCGTCGTAGGTGATCTCCTCGTACAGGGCCGGGGCCAGCCCCATAGTCAGCCCGCCGTGGATCTGCCCTTCGACGATCATCGGGTTGATGATGTTCCCGCAGTCGTCCACCGCCACGAACCGCCGGATCTTGACCTCCCCCGTGCCCCGATCGATATCCACGACGCAGATGTAACTGCCGAAGGGGAAGGTCATGTTCGGCGGATCGTAGTAGGCCACCGCCTCCAGGCCCGCCTCCAGGCCCGGGGGGTGGTTCGTGTAGGCGGCGAAGGCGATCTCCTGGATGGTCTTGGCCCGCTGCGGCGACCCCCGGACGAAGAACTTCCCCCGCTCCCACTCCAGGTCGGCCTCGCTGGCCTCCAGCAGGTGCGCGGCGATCTTCTTTGCTTTCTCCCGAATCTTGCGCGCGGCGACGGCCCCGGCGGCCGCGGCCACCGGCGTGCTCCGGCTGGCGTAGGTCCCCAGCCCGTAGGGGGCGGTATCGGTGTCGCCTTCCTCCACCACGATGTCGTCCTCGGGAATGCCCAGCTCGTGGGCGATGACCTGCGCGTAGGTCGTCTCGTGCCCCTGCCCCTGGGACTTGGTTCCAAAGCGCGCCACGGCCTTGCCCGTGGGATGGACGCGGATCTCGGCGCTGTCGAACATCTTCAGGCCCAGGATGTCGAAGGTGTGGGACGGACCCGCGCCGACGATCTCGGTGAAGCTGCTGATCCCGATACCCATCAGCTCGCCCGCGCGGCGCTTCGCCTGCTGCTCCCGGCGCAGGGCGGCGTAGTCCACGATCTCCATGGCCTTTTTCAACGCGGCGTGATAGTTCCCGCTGTCGTAGGTCCACCCCAGCGCGGATTTGTACGGAAAGGCTTCCGGCCGGATGAAGTTCTTCAGCCGGAACTCCGCGGGATCCATGCCCAGCTCGTGGGCCATGAGATCCACCATCCGCTCGATGGTGTAGGAGGCCTCGGTGACGCGGAAGGAGCAGCGGTAGGCGATCCCTCCCGGCGGCTTGTTGGTGTAGACGCCATCCACCTCGACGAAGGCCGACCGGAAGTCGTAGGAACCGGTGCAGATGGAGAACAGGCCGGCCGGGAACTTCGAGGGGTTGGCCGCGGCGTCAAAGGCGCCGTGGTCGGCGATAGTCTTGACGCGCAGGGCGGTGAGGGTGCCGTCGCGCGTCGCCGCGAGCTCCGCGGTGATGTGGTAGTCGCGGGCAAAGGAGTCGGCCTGGAGGTTCTCCATGCGGTCTTCGATCCACTTCACGGGCTTGCCCGTGAGCACGGAGGCGGCCACGGCGAGCACATAGCCCGGATAGACCGGGACCTTGCCGCCGAAGCCTCCGCCGATATCCGGGGAGATGACCCGGATCTTGTGCTCGGCCAGCCCCAGGTGTCCGGCCACCAGGGCCACCACCGTGCGGATGGCATGGGGGGCCTGGGTGGTCATCCACAGCGTGAGCTTCCCCTCCACGGCGTCCCACTGCGCCACGCACCCGCAGGTCTCAATCGACGAAACATGGATACGCGGGATGTAGAGGTCCTGGGCGACGGTGACGTCGGCCTGGGCGAAGGCCTGCGCCGTGGCCGCCCGGTCGCCCACCTCCCAGTGCCAGATGTGGTTGGTCTTCTGCTCGCGGTCCGCGCGCAGGATCGGGGCGTCGGGCCGGAGGGCCTTCCTGGGATCCACCACCACCGGCAGGGGCTCGTAGTCCACCTCGACGGCGGCGACGCCGTCCGCGGCCAGGTAGCGCTCCGTGGCCAGCACGGCCGCCACCTCCTGCGCTTGATACAGCACGGTGTCAATCGGCAGCACCATCTGCCGGTCGGACATCAGGGTCGGCATCCAGGCCAGCCCGTACTTGTCCAGATCCCTGCCGGTGATCACGGCCAGGACGCCGGGGATGGCCAGCGCCTTTTCCGGGCGAATGGCGGTGATCCGGGCATGGGCGTAGGGACTGCGCACGATGTCCAGGTACAGCATGCCCGGGAGTTTAAGGTCGTCGATGTAGGTCCCCTTGCCGCGGATGAAGCGGGCGTCTTCCTTGCGCCTGACGGCGTGCCCCATGCCGTGGGCCTCGGCCATGTCTTCAGCTCCTTCCCCCGACCGCAGCCGGGCCGGTGCGAAGTTTCTCCGCCGCGTCCTTGATCGCGGCGACGATGTTGACGTAGCCGGTGCACCGGCAGAGGTTGCCGGCGATGCCCCAGCGGATCTGCTCCTCGGTCGGGTCGGGGAGGCGCTGCAGGAGGGCGTAGGCGGCCATCATCATCCCCGGCGTGCAGAAGCCGCACTGCAGGCCGTGCTGCCGGTGGAACGCCTCCTGAATGGGGTGGAGCTGGCCGTCCCGGGCCAGCCCCTCCACCGTCATCACCGCCCGGCCGTCCGCCTGGACGGCGAAGATGGTGCACGACTTCACGGCGCGGCCATCGAGCAGGACCGTGCAGGCGCCGCAGTTCGTGGTGTCGCAGCCGATGTGCGTGCCGGTCAGGCCCAGCACCTCCCGGAGGAAGTGGACCAGCAGCAACCGCGGTTCGACCTCCGCTTCCCGGACGGTCCCGTTCACCGTGACGGCGATGCGATGTCCCATCAGGCACCTCCTCTGGCGCGCTGCACGGCCAGCCGCAGCGCCCGCAGGGTGAGGACCCGCACCATGTCGCGCTTGTAATCGGCCGGACCGCGCAGGTCGTCGGCGGGATCGCACTCTGCGGCGGCCGCTTCGGCCGCCCTGGCCAGCACCGATTCCTCGGGTTTCCGACCGCTCAGCAGTCGGGAGGCCTGCGCCGCCCGGAGGCTGATCGGCCCCACGTTGCACAGGCCGATGCCGACCTGCTGGCAGGTCCCGCCGCCGTCGAGCAGGAGCCCGACACCGACTGCGGCGATGGCGAAATCCCCGACCTTGCGCTCGAGCTTGAGGTAGGCGCCGCCCGCGTCCTTCGCCGCCCGCGGGAGGCGGATCTCGGTCAGGACCTCGTCCGGCCGGAGGGCGGTGACGAACGTCCCTTCGAAGAACCCGTCGATGGGGATGGTGCGCGTCCCCCCCGGACCGACGGCGACGACCTCGGCCCCGGCGGCCAGCATGGCCGCGCCCCAGTCTCCCGCCGGGTCGGCGTGCGCCAGCGAGCCGCCGATGGTGCCCATGTTGCGGACGAGGGGATC
This portion of the Armatimonadota bacterium genome encodes:
- a CDS encoding aerobic carbon-monoxide dehydrogenase large subunit, producing the protein MAEAHGMGHAVRRKEDARFIRGKGTYIDDLKLPGMLYLDIVRSPYAHARITAIRPEKALAIPGVLAVITGRDLDKYGLAWMPTLMSDRQMVLPIDTVLYQAQEVAAVLATERYLAADGVAAVEVDYEPLPVVVDPRKALRPDAPILRADREQKTNHIWHWEVGDRAATAQAFAQADVTVAQDLYIPRIHVSSIETCGCVAQWDAVEGKLTLWMTTQAPHAIRTVVALVAGHLGLAEHKIRVISPDIGGGFGGKVPVYPGYVLAVAASVLTGKPVKWIEDRMENLQADSFARDYHITAELAATRDGTLTALRVKTIADHGAFDAAANPSKFPAGLFSICTGSYDFRSAFVEVDGVYTNKPPGGIAYRCSFRVTEASYTIERMVDLMAHELGMDPAEFRLKNFIRPEAFPYKSALGWTYDSGNYHAALKKAMEIVDYAALRREQQAKRRAGELMGIGISSFTEIVGAGPSHTFDILGLKMFDSAEIRVHPTGKAVARFGTKSQGQGHETTYAQVIAHELGIPEDDIVVEEGDTDTAPYGLGTYASRSTPVAAAAGAVAARKIREKAKKIAAHLLEASEADLEWERGKFFVRGSPQRAKTIQEIAFAAYTNHPPGLEAGLEAVAYYDPPNMTFPFGSYICVVDIDRGTGEVKIRRFVAVDDCGNIINPMIVEGQIHGGLTMGLAPALYEEITYDEDGNIRGGSFMDYLLPTAVETPRWETAKTVTPSPHHPLGAKGVGESATVGAPAAIANAVIDALWHLGVRHIDIPITPWKVWRALREHGVSE
- a CDS encoding xanthine dehydrogenase family protein subunit M — encoded protein: MIPASFEYFSPRTVPEAVHLLARYGPEAKLLAGGHSLVPLMKLRLAAPRYIIDLNRIDGLSYIREEDGVLRLGALTRHAEIEHSELIRARYPLLADAARVISDPLVRNMGTIGGSLAHADPAGDWGAAMLAAGAEVVAVGPGGTRTIPIDGFFEGTFVTALRPDEVLTEIRLPRAAKDAGGAYLKLERKVGDFAIAAVGVGLLLDGGGTCQQVGIGLCNVGPISLRAAQASRLLSGRKPEESVLARAAEAAAAECDPADDLRGPADYKRDMVRVLTLRALRLAVQRARGGA
- a CDS encoding VWA domain-containing protein → MNAPRRFGNLTAHVVAFCRRLRARGVPVGPREAADALRALGAVDVGDRRECYLALRTVLTSRRDDLAVFDEVFEEYWNPPPPDGASGAQSAPDAEAAGDGVQPPPALAEWLDDAPPAEGDEPLPAYSPVEVLVQKDFSTFTADELHEVTRLVVAIARRVATRLSRRTRAARHSARVDLRRTIRHSLRRGGEIVDLAYRRRRIQRVQVVLLADVSGSMDLYSRFLIQFIYALQHALGRVETMVFSTSLTRITDAMSEDDLRTALDEVARQVPDWSGGTKIGASLRTFLDRYGARLLTPHTVVLVISDGWDTGDIEILEQAMAELHRRAGRVIWLNPLLGSPGYEPICQGMRAALPYVDVFASAHNLESLRRLEKHLAARRR
- a CDS encoding MoxR family ATPase — translated: MHPEIVRIQSMLEDQGYVADQSLATSVYLAIQLRKPLLIEGAAGVGKTEVAKVMARALDTDLIRLQCYEGLDATTSLYEWNYQRQLLHIRLQEHSDLPVEIREREIFSEPFLLKRPLLAAITHERAPVLLIDEVDRADEEWEAFLLEVLSDWQVTIPEIGTIRAKHIPYVVLTSNRTRELGDALRRRCLYLWIDYPAFDKELAIVRRKVPAINDRLAEQIAAFMQFVRKTKLEKTPGIAETLDWSLALMALHHDHLDEAAVAETLGVLFKQRDDAERVRTQWLDHLLASVAALDREPRPWTQEMIDRVAGQGVGLPRR
- a CDS encoding carbon monoxide dehydrogenase subunit G, which codes for MPLHYEGMLAIRAGRRQVWGFLVDPHRVSRCLPDVQSLDVLGEGRFRAVVRVGVAFIRGNFTFEVTMRDLQEPAHAVIAGRGSGLGSGVDVTSTVDLADGEGGVTELRWTADVVVSGPLATVGARLLDSTVERKTAELFECVKAQLEA
- a CDS encoding XdhC family protein gives rise to the protein MRELLDILTAIDTFAGRGERLALATIVGVRGSTYRRAGARLLMSASQEMVGNISGGCLESDLMVVADEVMASGTPRLVTYDLTADDDAVWGLGLGCNGAVELFVEPVDPASAQWPLLRAALQGERTIALVKLLDGPPAGRWIAVRPDGAGEGRLDDPEAETRAVRAAQAALAEGASRLVVLPTAGGDRRAFVEVIRPPIRLIVCGAGHDAIPVVQFASAMGWRVVVVDPRERFLTPERFPGARQFVRASAEEAAGRVAIDDRTYVVVMTHNYLHDRDLLRGFLATPVRYIGMLGPRQRTEKILEELRGQGVILTAEDRARLFGPVGLDIGGEGPEAIALALLAEIQAVEAGRRGGFLRERRGPIHETQRAAGAS
- a CDS encoding nucleotidyltransferase family protein: MPRDVAAIILAAGGSRRMGRPKLLLSYEGRPLLLRAVEAAAGAGCSSILVVLGADRDRYLPLLGSVPARAVLNPDHSEGMGSSIRAGVRALPASAEAAVILLADQPRIDAGIVGRLIAAYRATGKRIVTCRYGAVLGAPTLFDRSLFIELLLLEGDQGARQVIETHRGEVATVEIPPEAALDIDLPADLERLQGPGAGA
- a CDS encoding (2Fe-2S)-binding protein → MGHRIAVTVNGTVREAEVEPRLLLVHFLREVLGLTGTHIGCDTTNCGACTVLLDGRAVKSCTIFAVQADGRAVMTVEGLARDGQLHPIQEAFHRQHGLQCGFCTPGMMMAAYALLQRLPDPTEEQIRWGIAGNLCRCTGYVNIVAAIKDAAEKLRTGPAAVGGRS
- a CDS encoding XdhC family protein; its protein translation is MGDLLERAAALRAKGLPFAVATVVRAERPSSARAGMKALILPDGTLEGWVGGSCAHPVVLTEALQTLREGIPRLICLSPTPPAERPGVIHHVMTCHSGGSLEIYIEPVLPRPVLLLIGDAPLVAALAEMGRLLAFDVWMAGLPHSLEELAERITPDTAVVVATMGTYDEEALLRVLGSPAGYVALVASRRRAEAVAAYLRGRGMTEAQIRRIKVPAGLDIGAVTPEEIALSILAELVQIRRGRTLPVAPAPAPAAAIDPICGMAVTPGTAQHTVEFAGMRYYFCSAHCRQTFERDPAAYAAAGA